The proteins below are encoded in one region of Festucalex cinctus isolate MCC-2025b chromosome 2, RoL_Fcin_1.0, whole genome shotgun sequence:
- the mrps25 gene encoding small ribosomal subunit protein mS25 has protein sequence MPMKGRFPIRRTLQYLQNGDIIFKPRVKVMTVNYNTQGELSDGARKFVFFNIPQIQYKNPWVQIMMFKNMTPSPFLRFYLDDGEQVLVDVEGKDHKDIAQHVRTILGKSQAVLDGEEQARLQASNPANFGPAKYCLRECICEVDGQVPCPGTTPLPKEMTGKYRTQMKAQQE, from the exons ATGCCTATGAAAGGAAGATTCCCGATCAGGAGGACGCTGCAGTATCTCCAGAACGGCGACATCATCTTTAAACCCCGAGTGAAAGTGATGACAGTCAACTACAACACGCAGGGAGAGCTCAGCGACGGAGCAAG GAAATTTGTGTTCTTCAATATTCCTCAGATTCAGTACAAAAACCCGTGGGTCCAAATAATGATGTTCAAAAACATGACGCCGTCGCCCTTCTTGAGATTTTACTTAG ATGACGGCGAACAGGTGCTGGTGGACGTGGAAGGCAAGGACCACAAAGACATCGCGCAACACGTCAGGACAATTTTGGGCAAATCCCA GGCGGTGTTGGATGGAGAAGAGCAAGCCAGGCTGCAGGCCtccaatcctgccaactttGGCCCCGCCAAGTACTGTCTGCGCGAGTGCATATGCGAGGTGGACGGTCAGGTTCCCTGTCCCGGCACCACGCCGCTGCCCAAAGAGATGACGGGCAAGTATCGCACCCAGATGAAAGCGCAACAGGAGTGA